In Triticum urartu cultivar G1812 chromosome 6, Tu2.1, whole genome shotgun sequence, the following proteins share a genomic window:
- the LOC125517551 gene encoding protein LYK5-like, with protein sequence MAAPTRPRGLAAAGRAALALLVLLAVAAPRCRVARAQQQYEANKQLNCYGTNDSSVLGYTCNATAAARPCASYVVFRSSPPYDSPVTISYLLNATPAALAGANAVPTVSPVAASRLVLAPLNCGCAPGGYYQHNTSYTIQFSNETYFITANITYQGLTTCQALIAQNPNHDSRKLVVGNNLTVPIRCACPSPAQAASGVRHLLTYLVTWGDGIADIAARFRVDAQAVLHANNLTDSENIYPFTTLLIPLKSEPTPDMLVSPAPPPAPAPPQAQQPPPSGGSGSGKGVAVGVGVGVGVLALAGLLGLMFLCVRRRRRPRPGVVEDGHPGKGVLDVPSSADYDPLASGKHTSSATTNSSSSSAFVSTDARAAVESLTVYKYSELEKATAGFSEDRRVKDASVYRAVINGDAAAVKRVAGDVSGEVGILKRVNHSSLVRLSGLCVHHGDTYLVFEFAENGALSNWLHGGGDTLVWKQRVQAAFDVADGLNYLHHYSNPPCVHKNLKSSNVLLDADLRAKVSSFALARSVPTGVDGGDAQLTRHVIGTQGYLAPEYLEHGLITPKLDVFAFGVILLELLSGKEATFDGGAKRGETLLWESAEGLVVDGEDARGKVRAFMDPRLNGDYPLDLAVAVASLAVRCVAREPRGRPSMDEVFVTLSAVYNSTLDWDPSDYSNSRSSIVGR encoded by the coding sequence ATGGCCGCTCCGACGCGCCCGCGCGGGCTCGCCGCCGCCGGCAGGGCGGCGctcgcgctcctcgtcctcctcgccgtcgccgcgcctCGGTGCCGCGTCGCGCGCGCGCAGCAGCAGTACGAGGCCAACAAGCAACTCAACTGCTACGGCACCAACGACAGCTCCGTGCTTGGCTACACCTGCAAcgccaccgccgcggcccgccccTGCGCCTCCTACGTCGTCTTCCGCTCCTCCCCGCCCTACGACTCGCCCGTCACCATCTCCTACCTCCTCAACGCCACCCCGGCCGCCCTCGCAGGCGCCAACGCCGTGCCCACCGTCTCcccggtcgccgcctcccgccTCGTCCTCGCGCCGCTCAACTGCGGCTGCGCGCCCGGCGGCTACTACCAGCACAACACGTCCTATACCATCCAGTTCAGCAACGAGACCTACTTCATCACCGCCAACATCACCTACCAGGGCCTCACCACCTGCCAGGCCCTCATCGCGCAGAACCCCAACCACGATAGCCGCAAGCTCGTCGTCGGGAACAACCTCACCGTGCCGATCCGCTGCGCGTGCCCCTCGCCGGCGCAGGCCGCCTCCGGGGTCAGGCACCTGCTCACCTACCTCGTCACGTGGGGCGACGGCATCGCCGACATCGCCGCCCGCTTCCGCGTCGACGCCCAGGCGGTGCTCCACGCCAACAACCTCACCGACAGCGAGAACATATACCCCTTCACCACTCTGCTCATCCCGCTCAAGAGCGAGCCCACGCCGGACATGCTCGTGTCGCCGGCGCCACCGCCAGCACCGGCGCCACCGCAGGCCCAGCAGCCGCCGCCGTCTGGAGGGTCGGGCAGCGGGAAGGGTGTTGCCGTCGGGGTCGGTGTTGGTGTCGGCGTTCTTGCGCTGGCGGGACTTCTTGGCCTGATGTTCTTatgtgtccggcggcggcggcgaccgcGGCCAGGCGTTGTGGAAGACGGCCATCCGGGGAAGGGCGTTCTGGACGTGCCCTCGTCTGCCGATTACGACCCTCTTGCCTCGGGCAAGCATACGTCCTCGGCTACGACGAACTCCTCGTCATCGTCGGCGTTTGTGTCCACCGACGCGCGCGCGGCGGTGGAGTCCCTGACTGTGTACAAGTACTCGGAACTCGAGAAGGCGACGGCAGGGTTCTCGGAGGACCGGAGGGTCAAGGACGCGTCCGTGTACCGCGCGGTGATCAACGGCGACGCGGCGGCCGTGAAGCGTGTGGCCGGCGATGTGAGCGGCGAGGTGGGCATCCTGAAGCGCGTGAACCACTCCAGCCTCGTCCGCCTCTCCGGTCTCTGCGTCCACCACGGCGACACCTACCTCGTCTTCGAGTTCGCGGAGAACGGCGCGCTCAGCAACTGGCTCCACGGCGGCGGCGACACCCTCGTGTGGAAGCAGCGCGTGCAGGCGGCGTTTGACGTCGCCGACGGTCTCAATTACCTCCACCACTACAGCAACCCGCCGTGCGTGCACAAGAACCTCAAGAGCAGCAACGTCCTCCTCGACGCCGACCTCCGCGCCAAGGTGTCAAGCTTTGCGCTGGCGCGGTCGGTCCCCACGGGCGTTGATGGCGGCGACGCGCAGCTCACCCGCCACGTCATTGGCACCCAGGGGTACCTGGCCCCGGAGTACCTGGAGCACGGCCTCATCACGCCCAAGCTCGACGTTTTCGCCTTCGGCGTCATCCTCCTCGAGCTGCTGTCCGGGAAGGAGGCGACGTTCGACGGCGGCGCCAAAAGAGGGGAGACGCTGCTGTGGGAGTCCGCGGAGGGGCTGGTCGTCGACGGCGAGGACGCGCGCGGCAAGGTGCGGGCATTCATGGACCCGCGGCTGAACGGCGACTACCCGCTGgacctcgccgtcgccgtggCGTCGCTGGCGGTGCGGTGCGTGGCGAGGGAGCCCCGGGGGCGGCCGTCCATGGACGAGGTGTTCGTGACGCTGTCGGCGGTGTACAACTCCACGCTGGATTGGGATCCCTCGGATTACAGCAACTCCCGCTCTTCGATCGTCGGGAGATAG